The window GCGGTGGTCCTCGCCGCCGTCAGCCTGCAGCCCGCCGGAGCGTCCGCCGCCCCGACACCCGTCGTCGGCGGAACCCGCGCCGCCCAGGGTGAGTTCCCCTTCATGGTCCGGCTCTCCATGGGCTGTGGCGGCGCCCTCTACACCAAGAGCATCGTGCTCACCGCCGCACACTGTGTGAACGGCTCGGGCAACAACACCTCCATCACCGCCACGGCCGGCGTCGTCGACCTGCAGTCCTCCGGCGCCATCAAGGTCAAGTCCACCAAGGTCCTGCAGGCCCCCGGCTACAACGGCACGGGCAAGGACTGGGCGCTGATCAAGCTCGCCAAGCCCATCGAGCTGCCCACCCTGAAGATCGCCACCAACACCACGTACAACAACGGCACCTTCACCATCGCCGGCTGGGGCGCCGCCACCGAGGGCGGCGGTCAGCAGCGCTACCTGCTGAAGGCCACCGTGCCGTTCGTCTCCGACGCCGACTGCCAGGACGCGTACGGCAGCGACCTCGTCCCCGGCGACGAGCTCTGCGCCGGCTACGTCGACACCGGCGGTGTGGACACCTGCCAGGGCGACTCGGGCGGCCCCATGTTCCGCAAGGACAACGCCGGAGCCTGGATCCAGGTGGGCATCGTCAGCTGGGGCCAGGGCTGCGCCGAGCCCGGCTACCCCGGTGTGTACAGCGAGGTCTCGACCTTCGCCGCCAATATCGCCTCCGCGGCAGCCACACTCTGACGCCGCGGTATCAGCTCTGATCACCCCCGGGTGTGCCCATGTCGACGGGCACACCCGGGCCCAGCTCCACGTACGGGGCCCCCGCACCCTCCACCTCCAGCACCCACACCTCGTTGGCGCCCTCCCGCAGCACCGGACCCGGCACGTACAGCGTCCGCTGCGGGCCCGCCGACCAGTAGCGGCCCAGGCAGAAGCCGTTCACCCAGACGAACCCGCGTGTCCAGCCCGGCAGTTCGAGACCCGCGTGATCCGCGTGGCCAGGCTCCGTCAGCTCGAACGACCCCCGGTACAGCCCGGCGCGCCCCTCCACGACATCCCCGAACGGCACACCGGCCACCGCGCCCGGCTCCTCGAACGAGGCCAGCCGCAGCGCCCTGGCCCGTACACCGTGCAGGTACTGCCGCTCGTGCAGCACCCCGCCCGTGATTCCCTTCGGCTCACCCAGCCGCGGCCCGTAGTTGACCCGGCCCAGCGACTCCACCCACAGCTCGACGGACGCGGGCCCGGCCACGGGCGTGTCGAGGGTGGCACTCCCTTCGCCCAGCACGCCCTCCCGGACGCCGTTCACGTACACCACAGCCCGGTCCCGGAGCCCCGTCACCCCCAGCGTGTAAGGCTGCCGCGGACCCGGAACATCCACCTGATAGCGCACCAGGCCCCGGTCGACGCCCAGTTCCTCGAAGGTCGGCGGAACACCGGACTCCGCCGGTTCCGGGTCGCCCAGTGCCTCCAGCGCGCCGGACAGCGGCACCCACCCGGTCAGCTCCGCCCGCACCGGCGCCGCGAGTCCCGCCGGCTCCGGCGGCAGATCAGGTAGCGGACCGTCCGAGAACTCGGCGAGGACCTCCCGGAACAGCCAGAACTTCTCCGTGGGCCGCCCGTACTCGTCGATCGGGGCGCCGTAGTCGTACGACGTCACCGTCGGCAGGAAGTCCTCGTCCTGCAGCGAACCGGACCGGTTGGCCCCCGCCCAGCCCGCGAAGTTCGTCCCCCCGTGCGCCATGTAGATGTTCACGGACGCCCCGCACTCCAGGATCTCCCGCAGCGCGCCGGCGGCCTGCGCCGGTTCCCGGACGACCGGTGGAGCACCCCAGTGCCCGAACCAGCCGCACCAGAACTCCATGCACATCAGCGGACCCTTCGGCTGATGCCTGCGCAGCACCTCGAACGCCTCACGCGCCCCCGACCCGAAGTTCGCCGTGGCGAGCAGACCGGGCACGGATCCGCCCGTCAGCATGTGGTCCTCCGGCCCGTCGGACGTGAACAGCGGCACACTCACCCCCTGTTCGCCCAGCATGTCCGCGAGTCGTCGCAGATAGACCGCGTCGGTGCCGTAGCTGCCGTACTCGTTCTCCACCTGGACCATGATCACCGGGCCGCCGCGGTCGATCTGCCGTTCCACCACCTGCGGCAGCAGTTGCGCGAACCACCGCTCGACCGCCCCCAGATACCCGGCATCACGGCTTCGCACACGACGCCCGAACCGCCCCGTCACCCAGACCGGCAGCCCGCCGTTCTCCCACTCGGCGCAGATGTACGGTCCCGGACGGACGATCGCCCACAGCCCGGCCCGTTCCGCCGCGTCCAGGAACCGGCCCAGTGCCGCCACGTCCCGGAACACACCGGGCTCCGGCTCATGGACGTTCCACGGAACGTACGTCTCGACACAGTTCAGGCCCATGGCCCGAAGCATCGAAAGCCGGTGATCCCACTGTGCCTCGTGCACCCGGAAATAGTGCAGGGCCCCCGACAGCAGGCGTACGGGGTTCCCGTCGAGCCGGAAGTGGTCGTCCCCCACGGTGAAGTCAGCCATCGTGCTCGTACTCTCCTGTTGCGCCGGTCCCACCCCCGAGCCGCGCGCCCCGAGGCCGCACGACGGTACGCACCACGGAGCGGGCGGACCCGGGAGGAATGCTGCAGCCACCCTCACCCCCTGGCGTGCGGCCGGTCCATGGACAAAGATCGCTGCTGTTTGGACACAATGCGCGGATCACCGGACCGACCCCGGCCGAACGGAGGAAGGAAAGCCGATGTCGACGTACCACACCTGGATGCGCTTCTTCACGCCCAGCCCGCTCCACCACCGGCTGGGCCTCGTCTGTCTGGGCGTCGGCCTGCAGCACGGCGCGCTGCCCACGGTCGGCCCCCGCACCCTGGACCACCATGTGGCCGTCGTGGTCCACTCCGGCAGTGGCTGGTTCGGCAGCCCCGACGGCCGCCGGCTGCCCGTCACCGCCCCCAGCCTGATCTGGCTGACCCCCGGCACCCCGCACCACTACGGCGCCGACCCGGGCACCGGCTGGGACGAGAGTTTCGTCGACTTCACCGGCCCCGCCACCGCCACGTACACCGAACTCGGCTACATCGAACCGGACCGCCCCCTCGTCCCCCTCGCCGACACGGCGGGCCCGCGCGCCGCGGTGAGCCGGATCGTCCGCGCGGCCCGACGCGGCAACCCGCTGCTGGAGGTCGAGACCGGCGCCGCCGTCCATGAACTCCTCGTCGCCCTGCGCCGGGCCCGCGCCGATGTCAGCCCCGACGGCGACCCGGTCCTGAAGGCCCTCGCCCGCGATGCGTTCCAGCCGCTCTCGGTCGCCGAACACGCCGCCCGGCACAACATGACGCCCGCCGAACTGCGCACCGCGGTACGACGCGGCGCCGGATGCAGCCCCAAGGACTACCTCCTGGGCATCCGACTCGGCCGCGCCAAGGAACTCCTCGCCGCGACCGAACTGCCCGTCGCCGCGGTCGCCCGCCGCGTCGGCTACGACGACCCCGCCTACTTCTCCCGCCTGTTCGCCCGCCGCGTCGGCACCGCCCCGGTCCGCTTCCGCGAACAGCAGGGCCGCGCCGTACCGGGCGGCTGGAGCGACACGATCCCCGACCCGGACCACCCACCGATGATCAGCCCCTGAGGGCTGTCCCGTAGCAGGGCCCCGGAACCGGCCGTCTAAGCTCGTCGACCATGACCACCAGCGACACCGACGAGTCCGTACGCGCGGAACTGAACCGGCTCCGCGAAAGCATCGACAACATCGACGCTGCTGTTGTCCACATGCTCGCCGAGCGCTTCAAGTGCACCCAGCAGGTCGGCCATCTCAAGGCGAACCACAAGCTGCCCCCGGCCGACCCCGACCGCGAAGCCGAACAGATCGCCCGCCTGCGTCGCCTCGCGGAGAACGCGAAACTGGACCCGGCCTTCGCGGAGAAGCTCCTCAACTTCATCATCGCTGAAGTGATCAGGCACCACGAGCGGATCGCCGGCGACCCTCCGGCCGGCGACGCAGCCTCCGACGGGTGATCCCTCGCCTCCGTCCGCTCCCCGCCGGCCTCCACCGACCGGGTGGCGTTCGGCGCTCTCGCCGTCCCGGTGCGTAGGTTGGGGAGTGCCGTCGGGGGCTTGTGCTGACGGTGTTCGTCGCGTACGACAAGGAACGGGCCGCCGAGGCTGTCGAGCGGGGCCTTCCCGTCGAGGCACCCGGCAGCCGACTGCCTCTCGACAGGGCCCGGTCGGCGTACCTGCGGCCCTACCCGTTGCCCCCGATGGCGTTGGCGAGGACCGTGATGAGAAAAGTCATCCTGATGATGTCGGTGTCCCTCGACGGATTCATCGAGGGGCCGGACCGCGACATCGGCTGGCACCTGGTCGACGACGAGCTGCACACGCATTTCAACGACGAACTCGCAGCGATGGGCGGCTTTCTGAGCGGTCGTGTCACCCATGAGCTGATGGCCGAGTTCTGGCCGACGGCCGACGCGGACCCCTCGAATGCCGGGCCGATGGCGGAGTTCGCCGGTATCTGGCGGGACATGCCCAAGCTGGTGTTCTCCAGGACCCTGGAGCGGGCGGACTGGAACACCACCGTGGTGCGGGACGTCGTCCCCGAGGAGATCATGGCGCTCAAGGCGCAGCCGGGCGGGGACCTGTCCCTCGGTGGCGCCGATCTCGCCGCGGCCTTCAGGGAGCACGATCTGATCGACGAGTACCGCGTCTACGTCCATCCGGTCCTCATCGGCCGGGGCAAACCGCTGTTCCGGCCGACGGACGCGAAGAGCGATCTGCGACTTGCCGGGACCCGGAGCTTCGGCAACGGGGTCGTCCTGCTCCAGTACCGGCGTCCCGAGGAGATCTCCGCGGCAGGGCGATGACCTCCCGCGCGAACTTCCGTCTGCGGGGCGACACCGGGTGCCGGCACCGCGGTCCGGGCGCCGATCGCACCGCACAGCACCGGGTCGGCCGCCGACGACGCCGCGAGGCCGGTGCGCGGGGCGGTCAGGGGGAGATCTCCTCCAGCGGCCGGTTGGCCGTCTCCTCGGCGAGGGTGCCCGCCACCACCGCACCGGCCAGCGCCACCGCACCGAGCATCACGAAGACCGTGGCGACGTTGTTCCCGGCGGCGTAGACCGCGCCGACCAGGATCGGGCCGAGGATCACGCCGAGGCGATTGACCGCGCCGCCGACACTGCAGCCGAGGGCGCGCATCCGGGTCGGGTACAGCTCCGGCGTGTACAGATACAGGCAGATGTTGGAGCCGAAGAAGCCGACGGCCGACAGCGAGGTCCAGATCAGCACCTGGACGGGGGTGTCGGCGCCGAGCGCGGCCAGGGTCAGCAGGAGCGCGGCCGAGCCCCCCAGGAAGATCGCGAAGATCTTGCGGCGGCCGAGGACGTCCACGGTCAGCGCCACCAGCAGGCAGCCGAGCAGTCCGGCCACCGAGGTGACCGTGGAGTAGAGCAGGGCGTCGGAGAGCGTGAGGCCGTACCCGTCCTTGTAGATGCTGGGCAGCCAGGACGTCACGCCGTAGTTGACGAAGTAGCCGGTGAACCAGATCGCGCCCACCACCAGGGTGCGCCGGCGGTAGCGGCCGGTGAACAGGGAACGCAGCCCGGTGGCGGTGCGCTCCGCGTCGGTGGCCGCCTTCGCCGTCGGGGACCCGGGGTGCACCGGGGGTCCGGGGGAGTACCGGACCGGCGGCAGCGGTTCGCCCGTGGCGGCCGACACCTTCGCCTCGATCTCGTCCATGACCGCCTCGGCCTCCGCCGTGCGTCCCCGGTCCGCCAGCCAGCGCGGCGATTCGGGAACCGTGCGCTGGACGAGGAACGCCAGCAGTCCGGGGACGGCCGCGACCGCGAACATCACGCGCCAGCCGGCTGCGGGCACCAGCCACGCGGCGACCAGTGCGCCGACGGTCAGTCCGGCCGGGAAGACGAGTTCGTACAGCAGGACGAAGCGGCCCCGCTTGAAGCTCCGGGTGATCTCGCTGATGAACGCGGCGGCCACGGGCACCTCGCCGCCGATCGCGAGCCCCTGCACGAAGCGCAGCGCCAGGAACGGGGTGAGCGACGTGCAGGCGACGAGAGCGAGGCCTGCGAGTCCCGAGGCGGCCACGCAGTACGCGATCACCCGGACCCGTCCGAACCTGTCGGCCAGCCGGCCCGACAGCAGCGCGCCGATGAGCATGCCGACCGAGCCGACGGTGAGCACCGACGTGGCATCGCCGTCGGTCAGGTGCCACTCCTGCCGGAGCTCGGGCAGTGCGTACGCGATCAGCAGCTGGTCGAAGGCCTCGAAGAAGGTGACGACGCCGACGATGAGGCGGACGGTGACGTGCCAGCGGGAGGCCGGCAGCCGCTCGAAGCGGGCGGCTATGGCGTCACGGGCGGTGACGGCTTCGCGGGTGGCGGCGGTGGGCCGGGTCATCGAGGGTTCCTCCTGCTCCGGGTGGGGGCGGAGCGGTTGGGGAGCCAGGTGTGCGGAGAGCAGGGGTGTACGGGAGTGAGCTGAGCGTACGGGGACGGCGTGGCGTTGCGGGGCTCGTGAGCTTGTGAGACCGCCCACCACTGCCGTCGGCTGCTCTCTAAGGCGCCTAGCTTCTTAGGGCTTAAGTTTTATCGGTCCGGGGGTGGAGGTCGTCAAGACCTCCAGGGCAAAAGAGTTTTTACGAAGGGGTCTTGCGGTGAATTACTTAAGCGCTTAGATTTTTAGCTCTGAGGTAACCGTATCGACTGCAGGAGGCCAACTGATGCTTGCCGACGAAGTGTTGGTCGCAGGGCAGTGGCGGCAGGGCCGCGGTGCCCCCATCGAGACCGTCGACCCCGCCACCGGCCAGGTCATCGCCACCGTGCACGCCGCATCCCTCGACGACGTCGAGGACGCCGTGACCGCCGCCGTCCACGCGGCCCACGACCCCGCTTGGCGTGAGCTGCCCGCCCATCTGCGGGCCCGGCTGCTGCACCGCATCGCCGACCTCGTCGAGCGCGACGCCGACCGGCTCTCCGCCCTGCAGACCGCCGACACCGGCAAGTGCCGTACCGAGACCCGTGCCCTCGTACTGAGCGCTGCGGGCACCTTCCGCTACACCGCCGCCGCACTGGAGACGGCCGAGGACGCGATCACCCCGTCCCGCGGCCCGTACGTCACGATGAGCGTCCACGAGCCCATCGGCGTCGTCGGCGCGATCACCCCGTGGAACTCGCCCATCGCCAGCGACGCCCAGAAGCTCGCCCCCGCACTCGCCGCGGGCAACGCGGTCGTCCTCAAGCCGGCGGAGTGGACCCCGCTCGTCGCCCTCGCCCTCGGCCGCCTCGTCCACCAGGCACTGACGGAGGCCGCACTGCCCACCGCACTGCTCTCCGTGCTGCCCGGCCGCGGCAGCGTCATCGGCGACGCGATCGTCCGCCACCCGGCCGTCGGAAAGATCACCTTCACCGGTGGCACGAACACCGGCCGCACTCTCGCGCACGCCGCCGCCGACAAGCTGATCCCCGTATCGCTGGAGCTCGGCGGCAAGTCCCCGACGATCGTGTTCGACGACGCCGACCTCGAGCAGGCCCTGGCGGGCGTCATGTACGGCGTCTTCTCCTCCAGCGGCCAGAGCTGCATCGCCGGATCGCGGCTCTTCGTCGCCCGCTCGCGGTACGAGGAATTCGTCGGCGAACTCGTCGCCCGGACCGAGAAGCTGCGCGTCGGACCCGGCACCGACCCGGACACCCAGGTCGCCCCGCTCGTCCACCACAAGCACCGTGACAGCGTCGCCGCCTACGTCGACCTGGCCCGCGAAGAAGGCGCCACCGTCCGGTGCGGGGGAGCGGCCCCCGAAGGCGACTCCTACCGTGACGGCGCCTACTACCTCCCCACCGTCCTCGACGGCCTCCCCAACACCGCCAGGGTCTGCCAGGAGGAGATCTTCGGACCCGTGCTCGTCGCCCTGCCCTTCGACGACGAGGACCACCTCGTCGCCCAGGCCAACGACAGCGTGTACGGCCTCGCCTGCGGACTGTGGACCCGGGACCACGCCAAGGCCTGGCGGGTCGCCCGCCGTATCGACGCCGGAACGGTCTGGATCAACACGTACAAGCAGTTCAGCATCTCCACCCCGTTCGGCGGGCTGAAGGACAGCGGGATCGGCACCGAGAAGGGCCGCGACCTGATCCGCGGCTACCAGCGGCAGAAGTCCCTCTACTGGGGCACCGGCACCGCCCCACTGCCCTGGGCCGCCAACTGATGCCGACAGACGAGGAGCCGGAGAACCACATGACTCACGAGAACCGCACGGCGTACGAGAACCTCCACGCCCGCCCCGCC is drawn from Streptomyces sp. NBC_01717 and contains these coding sequences:
- a CDS encoding aldehyde dehydrogenase, with the protein product MLADEVLVAGQWRQGRGAPIETVDPATGQVIATVHAASLDDVEDAVTAAVHAAHDPAWRELPAHLRARLLHRIADLVERDADRLSALQTADTGKCRTETRALVLSAAGTFRYTAAALETAEDAITPSRGPYVTMSVHEPIGVVGAITPWNSPIASDAQKLAPALAAGNAVVLKPAEWTPLVALALGRLVHQALTEAALPTALLSVLPGRGSVIGDAIVRHPAVGKITFTGGTNTGRTLAHAAADKLIPVSLELGGKSPTIVFDDADLEQALAGVMYGVFSSSGQSCIAGSRLFVARSRYEEFVGELVARTEKLRVGPGTDPDTQVAPLVHHKHRDSVAAYVDLAREEGATVRCGGAAPEGDSYRDGAYYLPTVLDGLPNTARVCQEEIFGPVLVALPFDDEDHLVAQANDSVYGLACGLWTRDHAKAWRVARRIDAGTVWINTYKQFSISTPFGGLKDSGIGTEKGRDLIRGYQRQKSLYWGTGTAPLPWAAN
- a CDS encoding MFS transporter, coding for MTRPTAATREAVTARDAIAARFERLPASRWHVTVRLIVGVVTFFEAFDQLLIAYALPELRQEWHLTDGDATSVLTVGSVGMLIGALLSGRLADRFGRVRVIAYCVAASGLAGLALVACTSLTPFLALRFVQGLAIGGEVPVAAAFISEITRSFKRGRFVLLYELVFPAGLTVGALVAAWLVPAAGWRVMFAVAAVPGLLAFLVQRTVPESPRWLADRGRTAEAEAVMDEIEAKVSAATGEPLPPVRYSPGPPVHPGSPTAKAATDAERTATGLRSLFTGRYRRRTLVVGAIWFTGYFVNYGVTSWLPSIYKDGYGLTLSDALLYSTVTSVAGLLGCLLVALTVDVLGRRKIFAIFLGGSAALLLTLAALGADTPVQVLIWTSLSAVGFFGSNICLYLYTPELYPTRMRALGCSVGGAVNRLGVILGPILVGAVYAAGNNVATVFVMLGAVALAGAVVAGTLAEETANRPLEEISP
- a CDS encoding glycoside hydrolase family 35 protein produces the protein MADFTVGDDHFRLDGNPVRLLSGALHYFRVHEAQWDHRLSMLRAMGLNCVETYVPWNVHEPEPGVFRDVAALGRFLDAAERAGLWAIVRPGPYICAEWENGGLPVWVTGRFGRRVRSRDAGYLGAVERWFAQLLPQVVERQIDRGGPVIMVQVENEYGSYGTDAVYLRRLADMLGEQGVSVPLFTSDGPEDHMLTGGSVPGLLATANFGSGAREAFEVLRRHQPKGPLMCMEFWCGWFGHWGAPPVVREPAQAAGALREILECGASVNIYMAHGGTNFAGWAGANRSGSLQDEDFLPTVTSYDYGAPIDEYGRPTEKFWLFREVLAEFSDGPLPDLPPEPAGLAAPVRAELTGWVPLSGALEALGDPEPAESGVPPTFEELGVDRGLVRYQVDVPGPRQPYTLGVTGLRDRAVVYVNGVREGVLGEGSATLDTPVAGPASVELWVESLGRVNYGPRLGEPKGITGGVLHERQYLHGVRARALRLASFEEPGAVAGVPFGDVVEGRAGLYRGSFELTEPGHADHAGLELPGWTRGFVWVNGFCLGRYWSAGPQRTLYVPGPVLREGANEVWVLEVEGAGAPYVELGPGVPVDMGTPGGDQS
- a CDS encoding S1 family peptidase → MKQLLRTLKRCSVIAAVVLAAVSLQPAGASAAPTPVVGGTRAAQGEFPFMVRLSMGCGGALYTKSIVLTAAHCVNGSGNNTSITATAGVVDLQSSGAIKVKSTKVLQAPGYNGTGKDWALIKLAKPIELPTLKIATNTTYNNGTFTIAGWGAATEGGGQQRYLLKATVPFVSDADCQDAYGSDLVPGDELCAGYVDTGGVDTCQGDSGGPMFRKDNAGAWIQVGIVSWGQGCAEPGYPGVYSEVSTFAANIASAAATL
- a CDS encoding helix-turn-helix domain-containing protein; this translates as MSTYHTWMRFFTPSPLHHRLGLVCLGVGLQHGALPTVGPRTLDHHVAVVVHSGSGWFGSPDGRRLPVTAPSLIWLTPGTPHHYGADPGTGWDESFVDFTGPATATYTELGYIEPDRPLVPLADTAGPRAAVSRIVRAARRGNPLLEVETGAAVHELLVALRRARADVSPDGDPVLKALARDAFQPLSVAEHAARHNMTPAELRTAVRRGAGCSPKDYLLGIRLGRAKELLAATELPVAAVARRVGYDDPAYFSRLFARRVGTAPVRFREQQGRAVPGGWSDTIPDPDHPPMISP
- a CDS encoding dihydrofolate reductase family protein, whose protein sequence is MRKVILMMSVSLDGFIEGPDRDIGWHLVDDELHTHFNDELAAMGGFLSGRVTHELMAEFWPTADADPSNAGPMAEFAGIWRDMPKLVFSRTLERADWNTTVVRDVVPEEIMALKAQPGGDLSLGGADLAAAFREHDLIDEYRVYVHPVLIGRGKPLFRPTDAKSDLRLAGTRSFGNGVVLLQYRRPEEISAAGR
- a CDS encoding chorismate mutase translates to MTTSDTDESVRAELNRLRESIDNIDAAVVHMLAERFKCTQQVGHLKANHKLPPADPDREAEQIARLRRLAENAKLDPAFAEKLLNFIIAEVIRHHERIAGDPPAGDAASDG